The following are encoded in a window of Amaranthus tricolor cultivar Red isolate AtriRed21 chromosome 2, ASM2621246v1, whole genome shotgun sequence genomic DNA:
- the LOC130806011 gene encoding DNA-binding protein S1FA — MAVDEVEAKGLNPGLIVLLVVGGLLITFLVGNYVLYTYAQKNMPPKKKKPVSKKKMKRERLKQGVAPPGE, encoded by the exons ATG GCAGTTGACGAAGTTGAAGCCAAAGGCTTAAATCCGGGCCTCATAGTACTGTTGGTTGTTGGAGGGCTTCTAATAACCTTTCTAGTCGGAAATTACGTACTTTATACCTACGCTCAAAAGAACATGCCACCAAAGAAGAAGAAGCCTGTTtcaaagaagaagatgaagcgaGAAAGGCTCAAGCAAGGTGTTGCGCCTCCCGGAGAGTAA
- the LOC130806012 gene encoding uncharacterized protein LOC130806012 isoform X1: protein MESRKSSQINNNGGVVSSPPPSNQRPEKFAVYRNPALSAALTTSTARPSFSSLLFLFVLSSASAFAFFAFSSSSSVIDKFEGRNVSEEIAYLLVKLAKIVAVLAFMGSSAALIKAITLTRAKTGAGVVVTTSSSGTKIETCLSDRQLHLLGLKKSDKVVLEASGKPPVSKSRAPTTPLDPLYPLHQQATSSSRPSRVGSEKSCAAAKSKVFVPSKSSNSPTSHAVSPISPQLSSSKTSNGLDQLVSTPWSKKRASPAKEILTEDELEHFLADMDKEITETAEKLTTPPTRTGFSISSPSTISGSANTSGTTRTTPLRPVRMSPSSQKFKTPPKKGESDIPTPMSMEESIEALEYLGIYPQIEEWRDRLRQWFSSVLLCPLLSKIENSHNKVMQAAAKLGISVTVTSVGSNASDTGAFSMSSVDRAKEWQSALSQDEDGLLHQLRAYLVQALDAATQQSSLANQQQSLQQSSYLPIIQECVDAITEHQKLLALTKGELIKGLLPQSSIPAEYTVRRIKELAEGTCLKNYEYKQKEEASDKAKNKWTLELPSDSHLLLYLFCAFLEYPKWMLHVDPSYSGALSSKNPLFLGVLPPKERFPEKYIAVLSVVPSTLHPGASVLVIGRQSPPVFVMYWDKKLQFCLQGRTALWDSVLLLCHRIKASYGGLVRGIHLSSTALSIQPLLESVEDD from the exons ATGGAAAGCAGAAAAAGCTCTCAAATCAACAACAATGGCGGCGTTGTTTCATCGCCACCACCTTCAAACCAAAGACCTGAAAAATTCGCAGTATATCGAAACCCAGCTCTTTCTGCCGCCCTTACAACCTCTACTGCTCgcccttctttctcttctttgcTTTTCCTGTTCGTTCTCTCATCTGCTTCTGCATTTGCCTTCTTTGCCTTTTCTTCCAGTTCCAG TGTCATTGACAAGTTTGAAGGCAGAAATGTTTCTGAGGAGATAGCTT ACTTATTGGTCAAATTAGCCAAGATTGTGGCAGTTTTAGCTTTCATGGGATCTTCTGCAGCGCTAATCAAAGCTATTACCCTTACGAGAGCTAAAACTGGTGCTGGTGTTGTAGTCACAACTTCGTCTTCTGGGACCAAGATTGAAACCTGTCTTTCAGATCGTCAATTGCATCTCCTTGGACTGAAGAAGTCAGACAAGGTCGTACTAGAGGCGTCTGGAAAACCACCAGTCTCTAAATCACGAGCACCGACAACTCCTTTAGACCCCCTTTACCCACTTCACCAGCAAGCCACCAGTTCAAGTCGTCCATCGCGAGTTGGTTCTGAAAAATCCTGTGCTGCTGCTAAAAGTAAAGTTTTTGTTCCTTCAAAATCATCAAATTCTCCAACTTCCCATGCTGTGTCACCTATCTCACCCCAGCTATCATCATCCAAGACCTCTAATGGTTTGGATCAGTTGGTATCTACACCTTGGTCAAAGAAGCGAGCTTCTCCTGCTAAAGAAATTCTAACAGAAGATGAACTCGAGCATTTTCTGGCAGACATGGACAAGGAAATCACTGAAACAGCTGAGAAATTGACAACTCCTCCAACCAGGACTGGGTTCAGCATAAGTAGTCCAAGTACAATTTCAGGTTCAGCTAATACATCTGGAACAACGAGAACAACACCTTTGAGGCCTGTTCGGATGTCACCTAGTTCGCAGAAGTTCAAGACACCTCCAAAGAAAGGAGAAAGTGATATTCCAACTCCTATGTCAATGGAAGAGTCAATTGAAGCTCTTGAGTATCTAGGCATCTACCCGCAGATTGAGGAGTGGCGAGACCGTTTGCGGCAATGGTTTTCCTCTGTTTTACTGTGTCCTCTGCTAagtaaaattgaaaatagtcaTAATAAG GTAATGCAAGCTGCTGCTAAATTAGGGATATCAGTTACAGTGACTTCGGTGGGCAGTAATGCTTCTGATACTGGAGCTTTTAGCATGTCTTCAGTGGACCGTGCAAAGGAGTGGCAGTCAGCATTATCTCAAGATGAAGATGGGCTTCTTCACCAGCTACGGGCTTACCTTGTGCAAGCTTTAGATGCAGCCACCC AGCAGTCAAGTTTGGCCAATCAGCAGCAATCCCTGCAGCAGAGTTCATATCTTCCTATCATACAGGAGTGCGTGGATGCCATCACAGAACACCAGAAGCTGCTGGCTTTGACAAAGGGAGAGTTAATCAAGGGCCTGTTACCACAAAGTAGTATTCCAGCTGAATATACAGTCCGGAGAATCAAGG AATTGGCTGAAGGAACTTGCTTGAAAAATTATGAGTACAAACAAAAAGAAGAGGCTTCGGATAAAGCCAAGAATAAGTGGACTCTTGAGCTTCCATCTGACTCACATTTGCTGCTGTATCTTTTCTGTGCTTTCCTGGAGTATCCTAAATGGATGCTACATGTTGATCCTTCTTATTCTGGAGCTCTGTCTAGCAAGAATCCTTTATTTCTGGGTGTTCTTCCTCCTAAAGAAAGGTTCCCAGAAAAGTATATAGCTGTATTATCAGTTGTTCCCTCAACTCTTCATCCTGGAGCCAGTGTCCTAGTTATTGGAAGACAATCTCCTCCAGTGTTTGTGATGTATTGGGATAAGAAGTTGCAGTTCTGTCTTCAG GGAAGAACTGCTCTATGGGATTCCGTCTTGCTTCTATGTCACAGGATAAAAGCTTCCTATGGTGGGCTTGTTCGTGGTATTCACCTCAGCTCCACTGCATTGAGCATCCAGCCTCTTCTAGAATCTGTCGAAGACGATTGA
- the LOC130806012 gene encoding uncharacterized protein LOC130806012 isoform X2 has translation MAALFHRHHLQTKDLKNSQYIETQLFLPPLQPLLLALLSLLCFSCSFSHLLLHLPSLPFLPVPDLLVKLAKIVAVLAFMGSSAALIKAITLTRAKTGAGVVVTTSSSGTKIETCLSDRQLHLLGLKKSDKVVLEASGKPPVSKSRAPTTPLDPLYPLHQQATSSSRPSRVGSEKSCAAAKSKVFVPSKSSNSPTSHAVSPISPQLSSSKTSNGLDQLVSTPWSKKRASPAKEILTEDELEHFLADMDKEITETAEKLTTPPTRTGFSISSPSTISGSANTSGTTRTTPLRPVRMSPSSQKFKTPPKKGESDIPTPMSMEESIEALEYLGIYPQIEEWRDRLRQWFSSVLLCPLLSKIENSHNKVMQAAAKLGISVTVTSVGSNASDTGAFSMSSVDRAKEWQSALSQDEDGLLHQLRAYLVQALDAATQQSSLANQQQSLQQSSYLPIIQECVDAITEHQKLLALTKGELIKGLLPQSSIPAEYTVRRIKELAEGTCLKNYEYKQKEEASDKAKNKWTLELPSDSHLLLYLFCAFLEYPKWMLHVDPSYSGALSSKNPLFLGVLPPKERFPEKYIAVLSVVPSTLHPGASVLVIGRQSPPVFVMYWDKKLQFCLQGRTALWDSVLLLCHRIKASYGGLVRGIHLSSTALSIQPLLESVEDD, from the exons ATGGCGGCGTTGTTTCATCGCCACCACCTTCAAACCAAAGACCTGAAAAATTCGCAGTATATCGAAACCCAGCTCTTTCTGCCGCCCTTACAACCTCTACTGCTCgcccttctttctcttctttgcTTTTCCTGTTCGTTCTCTCATCTGCTTCTGCATTTGCCTTCTTTGCCTTTTCTTCCAGTTCCAG ACTTATTGGTCAAATTAGCCAAGATTGTGGCAGTTTTAGCTTTCATGGGATCTTCTGCAGCGCTAATCAAAGCTATTACCCTTACGAGAGCTAAAACTGGTGCTGGTGTTGTAGTCACAACTTCGTCTTCTGGGACCAAGATTGAAACCTGTCTTTCAGATCGTCAATTGCATCTCCTTGGACTGAAGAAGTCAGACAAGGTCGTACTAGAGGCGTCTGGAAAACCACCAGTCTCTAAATCACGAGCACCGACAACTCCTTTAGACCCCCTTTACCCACTTCACCAGCAAGCCACCAGTTCAAGTCGTCCATCGCGAGTTGGTTCTGAAAAATCCTGTGCTGCTGCTAAAAGTAAAGTTTTTGTTCCTTCAAAATCATCAAATTCTCCAACTTCCCATGCTGTGTCACCTATCTCACCCCAGCTATCATCATCCAAGACCTCTAATGGTTTGGATCAGTTGGTATCTACACCTTGGTCAAAGAAGCGAGCTTCTCCTGCTAAAGAAATTCTAACAGAAGATGAACTCGAGCATTTTCTGGCAGACATGGACAAGGAAATCACTGAAACAGCTGAGAAATTGACAACTCCTCCAACCAGGACTGGGTTCAGCATAAGTAGTCCAAGTACAATTTCAGGTTCAGCTAATACATCTGGAACAACGAGAACAACACCTTTGAGGCCTGTTCGGATGTCACCTAGTTCGCAGAAGTTCAAGACACCTCCAAAGAAAGGAGAAAGTGATATTCCAACTCCTATGTCAATGGAAGAGTCAATTGAAGCTCTTGAGTATCTAGGCATCTACCCGCAGATTGAGGAGTGGCGAGACCGTTTGCGGCAATGGTTTTCCTCTGTTTTACTGTGTCCTCTGCTAagtaaaattgaaaatagtcaTAATAAG GTAATGCAAGCTGCTGCTAAATTAGGGATATCAGTTACAGTGACTTCGGTGGGCAGTAATGCTTCTGATACTGGAGCTTTTAGCATGTCTTCAGTGGACCGTGCAAAGGAGTGGCAGTCAGCATTATCTCAAGATGAAGATGGGCTTCTTCACCAGCTACGGGCTTACCTTGTGCAAGCTTTAGATGCAGCCACCC AGCAGTCAAGTTTGGCCAATCAGCAGCAATCCCTGCAGCAGAGTTCATATCTTCCTATCATACAGGAGTGCGTGGATGCCATCACAGAACACCAGAAGCTGCTGGCTTTGACAAAGGGAGAGTTAATCAAGGGCCTGTTACCACAAAGTAGTATTCCAGCTGAATATACAGTCCGGAGAATCAAGG AATTGGCTGAAGGAACTTGCTTGAAAAATTATGAGTACAAACAAAAAGAAGAGGCTTCGGATAAAGCCAAGAATAAGTGGACTCTTGAGCTTCCATCTGACTCACATTTGCTGCTGTATCTTTTCTGTGCTTTCCTGGAGTATCCTAAATGGATGCTACATGTTGATCCTTCTTATTCTGGAGCTCTGTCTAGCAAGAATCCTTTATTTCTGGGTGTTCTTCCTCCTAAAGAAAGGTTCCCAGAAAAGTATATAGCTGTATTATCAGTTGTTCCCTCAACTCTTCATCCTGGAGCCAGTGTCCTAGTTATTGGAAGACAATCTCCTCCAGTGTTTGTGATGTATTGGGATAAGAAGTTGCAGTTCTGTCTTCAG GGAAGAACTGCTCTATGGGATTCCGTCTTGCTTCTATGTCACAGGATAAAAGCTTCCTATGGTGGGCTTGTTCGTGGTATTCACCTCAGCTCCACTGCATTGAGCATCCAGCCTCTTCTAGAATCTGTCGAAGACGATTGA